Proteins from one Cryptomeria japonica chromosome 4, Sugi_1.0, whole genome shotgun sequence genomic window:
- the LOC131053137 gene encoding uncharacterized protein LOC131053137 yields MASRGFEFPVSVGSSSIPFMFGSSASSPTTPLFGVTAADAPTPLPGVTATAGYAPRPFFGATAAYAPAPSFPGTAACAPTPFLGGRAAYMLTPYRTTAYPPTPLFGATTVCPPTAFFAIPSQSSALDVDVSFRTPGIAFTPQTPFNTPAGNSSSTFVTPPTSSATQSSSASQPSNAFCTVASPSSTTGAPTIPLSGEGTALAQTTTSAAATVPSSGISFSSGPTSTTNSAAYPRFTLSSSETSATTTASSVTANTRECDRPMEDIYTAMVEMDRLYGRLARAEFVRGVALIERDQAQAERNSLQIQPDQARERETQMQIKVQQLCAKIHALKLERDRVQQLCAKTNALKVEQDPVQQLCAKIDALKAEQDRVLGELETLHQIEMQQLFAKIDALKEEQDLMQQLCAKIDGLKTEQDRFRGELEELRQMRVSDIQVPQRMDALTMKNGSVREAQGRAEGHPEGFVLL; encoded by the exons ATGGCGAGCAGAGGATTTGAATTCCCTGTATCAGTCGGGAGTTCATCAATTCCTTTCATGTTTGGATCTTCGGCTTCTTCGCCAACAACACCTCTCTTCGGCGTCACTGCGGCTGATGCACCGACGCCTCTCCCTGGCGTCACTGCCACTGCGGGTTACGCGCCTCGGCCTTTCTTTGGTGCCACTGCCGCTTACGCGCCTGCACCATCCTTCCCCGGCACTGCGGCTTGCGCGCCTACGCCTTTCCTCGGCGGCCGTGCAGCTTACATGCTTACACCTTACCGCACTACGGCTTACCCGCCTACGCCTCTCTTCGGTGCCACTACGGTTTGTCCACCTACGGCTTTCTTTGCAATCCCTTCGCAATCTTCTGCACTGGATGTGGATGTGTCTTTCCGCACTCCGGGCATAGCATTTACTCCACAAACGCCTTTCAACACTCCGGCGGGAAATTCTAGTTCGACTTTTGTTACTCCGCCCACTTCCTCAGCAACTCAATCCTCCTCTGCATCTCAACCGTCAAATGCGTTTTGCACTGTTGCTTCGCCTTCATCAACCACCGGCGCACCTACAATTCCTTTATCTGGTGAAGGAACTGCGCTAGCACAGACCACTACATCTGCGGCTGCAACCGTACCATCATCTGGGATATCATTTTCATCAGGACCAACTTCCACTACCAATTCCGCTGCATATCCCCGTTTTACCTTATCGTCTTCAGAGACATCTGCAACAACAACTGCATCTTCAGTAACTG CTAACACTCGAGAGTGCGATAGGCCCATGGAAGACATATATACTGCTATGGTAGAGATGGATCGACTTTATGGGAGATTAGCAAGGGCAGAGTTTGTGAGAGGTGTGGCCCTAATTGAGAGAGACCAAGCTCAAGCAGAACGGAATAGTCTGCAGATCCAACCTGATCAGGCCCGAGAGAGGGAGACACAAATGCAGATAAAGGTGCAACAACTATGTGCTAAGATACATGCACTCAAATTAGAGCGAGATCGTGTGCAACAACTATGTGCTAAGACAAATGCACTCAAAGTAGAGCAAGATCCTGTGCAACAACTATGTGCTAAGATAGATGCACTCAAAGCAGAGCAAGATCGTGTGCTAGGAGAGCTCGAGACACTTCATCAGATAGAGATGCAACAACTATTTGCTAAGATAGATGCACTCAAAGAAGAGCAAGATCTTATGCAACAACTATGTGCTAAGATAGATGGACTCAAAACAGAGCAAGATCGTTTTCGAGGAGAGCTCGAGGAACTTCGTCAGATGAGAGTATCAGATATACAAGTACCGCAGAGGATGGATGCATTGACAATGAAGAATGGTAGCGTGAGAGAGGCACAAGGGAGAGCAGAAGGGCATCCAGAGGGATTCGTTTTGTTATAG